The nucleotide sequence CAACATGGACGACGACTCGGTCTGGCTGGTGGATGTGGCCACGGGGGAGCGGCGCGGACGCATCGCCACGCACATCGCCCCCCACGAGATCGCGGTGACCTCGGACGGCACCCGCGCGGCGGTGACCAACTACGGCGACGAGCGCGGGCCGGGGAACCAGGTCCAGCTCTTCGACGTGCGCACCGGCGAGGTCACGGGTGAATTTGCCGTGGAGGGATACGAACGCCTGCACGGCGCCGCGTGGATCGACCGCGACACGCGGCTCGCGCTCACCTCGGAGCGGACGGGGGAGATCCTCGTGGTCGACCCCGCCACCGGAGCTGTGGAGCGCGCCCTGCCGACCGGGGGGAGGGCGTCGCACATGCTGGCGTTGGCCGCGCCCTGGGTGTGGACGGCCAACATCGCGGACGGGACGGTCAGCCGCCTGAGCCTCGGAGGAGGAGCACCCCCGACGACGTGGCCCGCCGGCACACGCACGGAGGGGATCGCCGCCACACCCGACGGCGCCGAAGGCTGGACCGGCAGCATGCAGGGCGGGGAGGTGGTGGGGGTGGACGGCGCCAGCGGCCGGATCGTGCACCGCGTCGAGGGGCTCGGAGTCCCCTACCGCCTGGCCATCACCGCCGACGGGAGCACCGTGGTCGTGAGCGATCCGGAGAGGCACGTCCTGGGTCTGATCGATCGCGCCAGTGGGGCACTCACGCAGGTGGACGTCGGCGCGGCGGCCCGGGAGGCCGGCCTGGACGGCGCGCCCTCGCCGCAGGGGTTCGTGCTCTCGCCGGACGGCCGCTGGGCGTTCGTGTCCACGAAGAACGTGGACCGGGTGGCAGTGGTCGATCTGCGCGCCGGGCGCGTGGTGCGGTTCCTGCAAGCGGGCGACGGCCCGGATGGCATCGCCTTCAGCCCGGTGCGGAGCGGCGTCGGGCCGGAATGATCCGCGCCGGCCGCGCGACGCGCGTGGGAAGAAGGCTCCGGACCTGCGGTCGCGCCGCGGGGATCCGGCCGCCTTCCGGGTCCCCTCCAACCCGATGCCTGCCATGTCCCGACGCGCCCTGGTCGCCCTCTTTCTGCTCCTGGCCGTGGGCCAGGCGCGTCCCCTCGCGGCCCAGCAGCGCGATCCCGCGGCGGCCCGCCTGATCGCGGAGCAGCTCGATCCCCAGCTCCTGCGCTGGGACTCGGTGCTGGCCGAGCGCGGCTACCACCGCACCCCCGGCGCCGAGCAGGTCGGCGCCTCGAGGTCCGGAGAGACCGTGGTGCTCGACGCCGAGCTCGCGTCGGGCGTCTCCTACGCCCTTCTGGCCGTCTGCGACAACGACTGCGCGGATCTCGACCTGGAGCTGATCGGACCCGACGGCACCTCGCTGGGCGCCGACACCGAAGTGGACTCCCAGCCGCTCGTGCTGCACGAGGCCACGGTGTCCGGGAGCCACCGGGTCCGCGTGGCGATGGTGCGCTGCTCCAACGAGCCCTGCTGGCACAGCTTCGCGGTCTACCGCCGGGAGGGTGGGGAGGTCGGCAGCACTGCGTCTTCATCCGATGGAGAGCGTGTCGTCGTCGAGGAGAGCGGCACGCTCCGCGCGGGCGACGCGCGCCTGGAGAGCGGCGAGTTCGTGGACCGCTTCGAGATCGAGGCTGCGCCCGGCGATACGCTGGTCGCGGATCTCACGTCGAGCGAGTTCGACCCCTACCTGTACGTACGTTCGCCGAGCGGGCAGCAGACCGACAACGACGACTGGGAGGGCGATGCCACCCACGCACGGATCGAGCTGCCCGTGGACGAAGCGGGCACCTGGACCGTGGCCGCCACCTCCTTCCAACCCGGGGAGTCGGGCGCCTATCGGGTGCGCATCAGCGTGCGGGCGGGCGCTGGGCGGCAAAGCGACGGACCCCGGATCGAGACCGGTCGGTTGGAGGCGGGCGACGAGACGCTCCAGAGTGGCGAGTACGTCGACACCTATGCCGTCGAGGCTCAGGCGGGCGAGCGATTGGTGGTGGACCTGCGCTCCAGCGAGCTGGATCCATACCTCATGCTGATCCCACCGTCCGGCGAGACCGTCCAGAACGACGACTTCGAGGGAGACGCGCGCCGCTCGGTCATCGCGCAGGACCTGACCGTCTCGGGCACGTACCGCGTCGCGGTGACCAGTTATCAGCCCGGGGAGACCGGCGCCTACACCCTCCGGATCGAGCAGGGTGGCGACCGCGCGGACACGGGTCCGCGGGTGGAGCGCGGCACGCTCGCGGAAGGGGACGAGACGCTCCAGTCCGGGGAGTATGCCGACGTCTACCGGTTCCAGGGGAGCCCGGGACAGACGTTGAAGGCCACGGTGACGTCGAGCGCCTTCGACACCTACCTCATCGTGCGCGGGCCGAGCGCCGATCGGCAGGAGAACGACGACCTCGAAGGTCGACCCGGCGAGAGCGAGGTGGAGATGACGCTCACGGAGTCGGGTGAGTACCGCGTCATCGTCACGTCCTACGCGGTGGGGGAGACAGGTGCGTACGCCCTCACGGTGGCGCAGGACGTCCCCACCGCCGTGGCCCAGCGTCGACGCGACGTCGAGGAGCTGCGTCTGGGCGGTTCGGTGAGCGGCACTCTGGAGCAGGGCGACGTGCAGCTCGACGGCGGGGAGTACCGCGACCTGTACGTCTTCGAAGGACAGGCGGGAGACGCCGTGCAGGTGCGTCTCACCTCCGAAGCGTTCGACACGTACGTCGGCGTGATCACGCCCTCCGGCGAGAACGTGGACAACGACGACTGGGACGGCAGCACGCGGGAATCCCGGGTGGAGCTGGTGCTTCCGGAATCGGGGCGCTACCGCGTCTTCGCCACCTCCTACCAGGCCGGCGAAGCAGGGCCGTACAGCCTTTCCCTGCAGCGCGGCGCACCGACCGCGGTAGCGGCGGCGACGGACGGAGCGCCTCGGCGCGTGCTCGGCGTGTTCGTGGGGATCAGCGACTACGGCGGACGGGCCAACGATCTCGCCTACACCGCGCAGGACGCGCACACCGTGGCGGGCGCGCTGCAGAGCGGGGCCGGCATGCGCGCGCAGGACGCGGTGATCCTCACGGATCGCGATGCGACGCGCGCCCGTGTGGAAGCGGCGGTGCGCGAGATCGGAGGCCGGGCCGGCCCGGAGGACCTCTTCGTGTTCTTCTACTCCGGCCACGGCGCCCGGCAGGAGCGCAGTGGACCCCAGCCGAGCGATCCCGACGCCCTGGACGAGACGCTCGAGTTCTTCGACCGCGGCATCACGGACGACGAGTTCTCCGCGCTGCTCTCGGAGATCGCGCCCGGCATCTCGATGCTGGTCCTGGACGCGTGCTTCAGCGGCGGCTTCAGCAAGGACGTCGTCTCGGTCCCGGGACGGATCGGGTTCTTCTCCTCCGAGGAGGACGTGACGTCGTCCGTGGCGGCGAAGTTCCGCGCCGGCGGATACCTTGCCCACTTCGTCGGGGACGCGGTCGGCGAGAAGTTGGCCGATGCGGACGGCGACGGGGCCGTCTCCGCCATCGAGCTGAGCCAGTACCTGTACGAGCGCTACCGGTCCGACGTGAAGTCCGGCGGCGCGGAGGACTTCGTGCGCACCGGGGGACCCCAGACCGGCTATCAGCACCTCGTGGTCGATCGCGGGAGCATCGGCCCCAGCCGCATCCTGTTCCGCTGAGGCCGGTTCGGGCATCCAATCCAGTGGCTCGAGCGGGACGTAGCCCGTACCGTGGCTCCCGCGTCCGTCCCCCGGTTACCTTGGGCTGAATGGGAGAACCGACTCGTACATGACGGACGCAGCGCGGTCCGCCGCGCCCGGACCCGGTGGGTCCGGGGAGCCCCTCGATTCAGACGAGGAGCTCGTGAGGCGTATGGCGAGCGGTGAGGAACGGGCTTTGGCTGCCCTGTATGATCGATACGGAGGGCTGGTCTACAGCCTCGCGCACGCCATCGTGCGTGAAGGGGCGGACGCCGAGGAGGTCACCGCGGACGTGTTCTCCCAGCTGTGGCGTACCGCCGATCGCTTCGACGCCGAGCGGGGTGCCGTCCGCACCTGGCTGGCCACCATCGGCCGGAGCCGTGCGCTCGACCTGGTCCGGTCCCGCGGCCGTCGGCGGGGTGCGTACGAGCGCTCTGCGGCAGCGGATGCCGCCGGGCTGGCCTCTCCGCCTCCGTCGCGCCCGCCGTCGCCGGACGAGCAGGTGGAGCAGGACGAGATGCGGGAGACGGTGAGCGGTGCGCTCCACGCCCTTCCGGAAGCCCAGCGGGAGGTGATCGAGCTGGCGTACTTCCAGGGGCTGTCCCAGAGCGAGATCGCGGCGCACCTGGACCAACCGCTCGGCACCGTGAAGACCCGCACCCGCACGGCGCTGCAACGATTGCGCGACGCGCTGGGTTCCCCGAGCGGGAGGCGGTCGTGAGCCAGGAGCGCACCGTGCACGGGTGGGAGGAGGAGGCGGCTGCCTACGCGCTCGGCGTTCTCGATCACGCCGAGCAAGCAGCCTTCGAGCGTCACCTGGCGGAGTGTCCGGAGTGTCGACGGGCCGTGGCCGAGCTGCGTGCGGTCGGGGCCGAGCTGGCCGCGGCGGCGCCGCCGCGGACCCCCCCTCCCGCGCTGAAGGCGCGCATCCTGACGGAGGCACGTCAGGTCCGTCCGATCGGACTGCGTTCCGTGGCTCCGGAACGCGCGCGTTCGCGACCGGCCGCGTGGGCCGTGGCGGCGGCACTCGTGCTGGCCCTGGCAGCGGGGATCTTCGGCTGGGTGCAGCGTGAGCGCCGACTCGGCGCGCAGCGGGAGGTCATGGCGGCGCGGATGCAACTGGACAGCGTCCAGTCGGTGCTGCAGGCGCGGGATTCCTCCCTGGCCGTGTTGGCGGGGCCGGATGTCCGCTTCGCTGCCCTGGCGCCTGCGGACGAGGAGCCGAGCCTGCGCGTGTTCTGGAGTCCGACCCGAAGCGTCTTCGTGGTGGCGGCGTTCGCGTTGCCCCCCGCGCCCCAGGGCCAGACGTACCAACTCTGGTCCATCGCGGAGGGCGAGGCTCCGGTATCCATGGGCACGTTCGACACGAGCGAAGTGGGCGTGGCCACGCTGCTGCTTCCAGCCGCGGGCGACGTCCCGAGCCCGGAACGCGCGTTGCTGTGCGCGTTGACGCTGGAACCCGACGGAGGATCTCCGCAACCGACGGAGACTCCCCGTCTCGTCGGGGAGTGGCGCGCCGCCGAGTAGCGTAGCGACGCGGCGCGCTGCGCGCCGCGCCCAATCCGGTCGGGCCCGGCCGGCGTACCCCAGGACAGAATCGCGAAACGACCGCCGCGCAGGCGGTCCGACCTCCACCCGGAGCCGCGCCATGTCCTGTTCGGAACGAACCCAGAAGCGCACCGTGACGGTGCTCGCGGTGGTGCTCACCGCGCTCTTGTGCGGTCAGGTGCTGCGAGCTGCCGACCACGCCGACTCGCCCGACACCAGCGAGGGCAACCTCGACATCAACGACCTCTACGTCTTCAACCGCGGCGACAACATCGTCTTCGCGGTGACCGTGGCCCCCCTTCTCACACCCGGGGAAGCGACGGAGCAGGCGTTCCTGAACCCGGAAGGCCTGTACCAGATCAAGCTCGACCGGGAGCGGGACGGCGTGGCCGAGGCCGTGATCCAGGTGACGGCGGCCGGCACGGGAACGGAGCAACTCGTGAGCGTGCGCGGCCCCCTCGCCGTCGATGGCGCGGAGGATCGCCTTCTCGACGCGCCGGGTCTGCGGGGGATGTTCAATACGACCCTGTCGGAAGGCGACGTGCAGGCGTTCGTCGGACCCCGCGACGACCCGTTCTTCATCGATCTCTTCGGCGACCGTAGCGTGACCAGCGTTCTCAACGCGGCCTTCTCCCAGGCCCTGGGCGAGCCGGTCGGGAATCCGGACGAGCAGACGTTCGCCTTCGATCCGCAGGCAATGGATGATCTGGCCGGACTCAACACGCTGGCCATCGTCGTCGAGATGCCCAAGCAACGCATCGCCGACGCGCTCGGCATCGGGACCGACGGCGTCTTCTACGCCTGGGCGACCACCGGCATCCGCAACTGACCTTCCTCCGGAGATCCCATGTCTACGCTACGAACGCTACGGATGAGCGCGCTCGCGCTCCTGTTCACGACCCTCCCCGCGTGCGACGATGGTGACCCTGTCGATGCGGGACCCGACCCCATGATCGCCGCGAGCACCGATCGGCTCGATTTTGCCAGCCTCGACGTCGCTTTCGGGGCCGGCGCCCCGATGTCGGTGGAACTCCGCAACGACGGCGCTGCCGTGTTGACCGTGTCGGACGTGATGCTCGCCGGGAGTGCTGCCGGTGCGTTCGTCTACGAGGGCATGGGCGCCTTCGTCCTGGCACCGGGAGAGACGCGTCCTCTGGTGGTTGCGTTCGACCCGGATGTCGCCGGCACCGCGGAGGCGGTGCTGCGGATCCAGTCGGACGATCCGACCACCTCCACGCTGGAGATCGATCTCGTCGGCGAGGGAGCATCGGCCCCGTATCGTCAGGTGGACCGCATGGGCATTCCCGCGCTCAACACCGTCTTCAACCATCCGCCGGTGTTCAGCAAGACGGCGTACAACACCGCGACGCCGGCGGACGACCTGGCCTCCTACCGCGCCCAGTTCGAGACCGTCCTCGGCGCCGTGGCCAACCCGGATCCGGTCGCGACCGCTGCGCTCCTCCTCCCGGACGAGCTGCCGGTCTCGCTCGGTGCCCCCACCACGCGCTTCGCCGAGCTCACCGGTCGGGCACTGGCGGACGACGCCGTCGATGTGGCGCTGACGGTGACGGTGGGCGTACCAGCCCTGCAGAGCGACAACGTGGACGCGAACGATCGCGCGTTCTCGACCACCTTCCCCTACCTCGCCACGCCCAACTGAGCTGCAGGAGGCGGACGATGATCCGACGCACCTTCCCGCTGCTGCTCCTCGTGGCCGGCGCCGCGTGCAGCCCGCCGACCCCGACCGAGGGTCCGGACGCACAGCTCGTGACGCCCGAGGTGATGCAGCAGGCGCTGACCAGCCGGCCTCCGGCCCGGCTCACCCTGTCGGACGAGATCGACTTCTTCCAGGGCCGACTGGCCGACCGGGGAGAGGATCGACTGGCGCGCACGCGGCTGTTCGCCGCGTACCGTCTGCGGTTCCAGGCCTACCAGCAGGACGGCGACCTGCGGGCGGCGGAGGAGGCGCTCGCGGATCTTCCAGCCGCTGCCCTCCCCGGCGCCCGTGCGGCCCTGGACCTGGACCGGCACCGCTTCCGGTCCGCCGAGGCGAGCGCGGAGCGGGCCCTGGCCGCGGCCCACGGCGATGCACGCGAGGACGCGCGCCGGAGGCTGTTCGACGTCTATCTCGCCGTGGGGCGCTACGACGACGCCGTGGCCCAACTGGAGCGGACCCAGGACCGCGACGGCTTCGGCTACGTGGTGCGGGCGGCCCGTCTCCAGGATCGCCGTGGGGACGTCGCGGGCGCGCGGGCGCTGCAGGCGCGCGCGGTGGAGCTGGCACGCACGCACGCCGAACCGCCGGCCGTGCAGGCGTGGAGTCTGGTGTCGCTGGCCCATCTGGAGCACCACTCCGGCCACCCCGCGCGCGCGATCCCGCTCCTCGAAGAGGCGCTGAGGCTCCTGCCGGGGTACCCGGCCGCCTTCGAGGCGCTGGGCTGGATCGCGTACGGTGTGGATCGCGACCTCCCGACCGCGCGCGTGTTGTTCGACAGGGCCGTCGAGGGAGGAGGTCATCTGAGCCTTCTGCTGACGCTGGCCGACATCGCCGCGCTCGAGGGAGACGACGCGGAAGCCGGACGCATCCGGGGGCGTTTCCTCACCGCCGCCCGAGCGGATACCGCCACGACGAGGCTGTACCGACCCGCTCTCGCGCTGCAGCTCGCGGAGCACGACGCCACCGTGGGCGAAGCCTTGCGGCTCGCGGAGGCGGACCTGCGCCAGCGACGCTCGGCCGAGGCCGTGTCGACCTATGCGTGGGTGCTGCACCGGGCCGGACGCCCGGCAGCAGCGCGCACCCTGTTCGCGGAGGCGCTCGAGTGGGGCATGCCCGCGCCCGCGGTGCACCTGCTGGCGGGCCGCGCGGCGTGGGAGCGCGGGGAGCGGTCCCGGGCCCGGCACCTGCTCGAGTATGCGTTGTCGGCCGAGACCGAGATCGGGCCTGCCGACGCCGAGAGGATCCGTACACTGCTCGATGGTGGATCCGGGCGGGAGGGGTCGCGCGACGGTCCGCGGGGCAGCCGCGGTGTCGGCGCGACGTAGCGGAGGACGGCGGCGGGGGCCCGCTTGCCGGGACCTCCACTCGACGAGAGCATAGGGGGCCACGTCGTGTGCTACCGTCTTCCGGAGGTGCCGTGCCGAGCCACGAGGATCGCCCCAACGCGCTCGATCTCGAACACCTGCGCTGGCCCGAGGTCCGGCAACGCCTGAACCAGGGCTTCCGCACCGTGGTCTTCGCCTGTGGCGCGGTCGAGCAGCACGGGCCCCATCTGCCGCTGCTCGTCGACGCGGAGCACGGGACCCGGCTGGCGCGGGAGGTGGCCGTGCGCCTGGGCCGGACGCTGGTCGCGCCCACCATCCGCGTCGGCTGCTCCGACCACCACCTCGCCTTTCCGGGCTCGCTCAGCATCCGCAGCTCCACGCTCTCGGCGCTGCTGCACGACTACTGTGCCAGCCTGGCGCACCATGGATTCGAGCGCGTGTGCATCATCCCCTCCCACGGAGGCAACTTCCGCATCGTCGAGTCGGCCGTGCCGGCGTTGCGTGAAGCCTTCCCCGACGTGCGTGTCGACGGCTTCACGGACCTCATGGGCCTGATGCGCGTGTGGACGGACGTGACGGAGCGTCACACGGGCCTGGGCGAACGCGTAGGTGGGCACGCCGACATCGCCGAGACCGC is from Gemmatimonadota bacterium and encodes:
- a CDS encoding YncE family protein, yielding MPQLRVASSLLLCSVLWAGAAPQEPPSGTVLVANMDDDSVWLVDVATGERRGRIATHIAPHEIAVTSDGTRAAVTNYGDERGPGNQVQLFDVRTGEVTGEFAVEGYERLHGAAWIDRDTRLALTSERTGEILVVDPATGAVERALPTGGRASHMLALAAPWVWTANIADGTVSRLSLGGGAPPTTWPAGTRTEGIAATPDGAEGWTGSMQGGEVVGVDGASGRIVHRVEGLGVPYRLAITADGSTVVVSDPERHVLGLIDRASGALTQVDVGAAAREAGLDGAPSPQGFVLSPDGRWAFVSTKNVDRVAVVDLRAGRVVRFLQAGDGPDGIAFSPVRSGVGPE
- a CDS encoding anti-sigma factor, with translation MSQERTVHGWEEEAAAYALGVLDHAEQAAFERHLAECPECRRAVAELRAVGAELAAAAPPRTPPPALKARILTEARQVRPIGLRSVAPERARSRPAAWAVAAALVLALAAGIFGWVQRERRLGAQREVMAARMQLDSVQSVLQARDSSLAVLAGPDVRFAALAPADEEPSLRVFWSPTRSVFVVAAFALPPAPQGQTYQLWSIAEGEAPVSMGTFDTSEVGVATLLLPAAGDVPSPERALLCALTLEPDGGSPQPTETPRLVGEWRAAE
- a CDS encoding caspase family protein; this translates as MSRRALVALFLLLAVGQARPLAAQQRDPAAARLIAEQLDPQLLRWDSVLAERGYHRTPGAEQVGASRSGETVVLDAELASGVSYALLAVCDNDCADLDLELIGPDGTSLGADTEVDSQPLVLHEATVSGSHRVRVAMVRCSNEPCWHSFAVYRREGGEVGSTASSSDGERVVVEESGTLRAGDARLESGEFVDRFEIEAAPGDTLVADLTSSEFDPYLYVRSPSGQQTDNDDWEGDATHARIELPVDEAGTWTVAATSFQPGESGAYRVRISVRAGAGRQSDGPRIETGRLEAGDETLQSGEYVDTYAVEAQAGERLVVDLRSSELDPYLMLIPPSGETVQNDDFEGDARRSVIAQDLTVSGTYRVAVTSYQPGETGAYTLRIEQGGDRADTGPRVERGTLAEGDETLQSGEYADVYRFQGSPGQTLKATVTSSAFDTYLIVRGPSADRQENDDLEGRPGESEVEMTLTESGEYRVIVTSYAVGETGAYALTVAQDVPTAVAQRRRDVEELRLGGSVSGTLEQGDVQLDGGEYRDLYVFEGQAGDAVQVRLTSEAFDTYVGVITPSGENVDNDDWDGSTRESRVELVLPESGRYRVFATSYQAGEAGPYSLSLQRGAPTAVAAATDGAPRRVLGVFVGISDYGGRANDLAYTAQDAHTVAGALQSGAGMRAQDAVILTDRDATRARVEAAVREIGGRAGPEDLFVFFYSGHGARQERSGPQPSDPDALDETLEFFDRGITDDEFSALLSEIAPGISMLVLDACFSGGFSKDVVSVPGRIGFFSSEEDVTSSVAAKFRAGGYLAHFVGDAVGEKLADADGDGAVSAIELSQYLYERYRSDVKSGGAEDFVRTGGPQTGYQHLVVDRGSIGPSRILFR
- a CDS encoding sigma-70 family RNA polymerase sigma factor codes for the protein MASGEERALAALYDRYGGLVYSLAHAIVREGADAEEVTADVFSQLWRTADRFDAERGAVRTWLATIGRSRALDLVRSRGRRRGAYERSAAADAAGLASPPPSRPPSPDEQVEQDEMRETVSGALHALPEAQREVIELAYFQGLSQSEIAAHLDQPLGTVKTRTRTALQRLRDALGSPSGRRS
- a CDS encoding creatininase family protein, translated to MPSHEDRPNALDLEHLRWPEVRQRLNQGFRTVVFACGAVEQHGPHLPLLVDAEHGTRLAREVAVRLGRTLVAPTIRVGCSDHHLAFPGSLSIRSSTLSALLHDYCASLAHHGFERVCIIPSHGGNFRIVESAVPALREAFPDVRVDGFTDLMGLMRVWTDVTERHTGLGERVGGHADIAETAILLALHPDLVRPDLAEAGYQGELSREAFDRMIRDGFDTVSPNGILGDARGATAALGEALIDALADFIADGFGAAASEAA
- a CDS encoding DUF4331 family protein, encoding MSCSERTQKRTVTVLAVVLTALLCGQVLRAADHADSPDTSEGNLDINDLYVFNRGDNIVFAVTVAPLLTPGEATEQAFLNPEGLYQIKLDRERDGVAEAVIQVTAAGTGTEQLVSVRGPLAVDGAEDRLLDAPGLRGMFNTTLSEGDVQAFVGPRDDPFFIDLFGDRSVTSVLNAAFSQALGEPVGNPDEQTFAFDPQAMDDLAGLNTLAIVVEMPKQRIADALGIGTDGVFYAWATTGIRN
- a CDS encoding DUF4331 family protein; its protein translation is MSTLRTLRMSALALLFTTLPACDDGDPVDAGPDPMIAASTDRLDFASLDVAFGAGAPMSVELRNDGAAVLTVSDVMLAGSAAGAFVYEGMGAFVLAPGETRPLVVAFDPDVAGTAEAVLRIQSDDPTTSTLEIDLVGEGASAPYRQVDRMGIPALNTVFNHPPVFSKTAYNTATPADDLASYRAQFETVLGAVANPDPVATAALLLPDELPVSLGAPTTRFAELTGRALADDAVDVALTVTVGVPALQSDNVDANDRAFSTTFPYLATPN